From the Psilocybe cubensis strain MGC-MH-2018 chromosome 9, whole genome shotgun sequence genome, one window contains:
- a CDS encoding CTP synthase codes for MTKYILVSGGVVSGIGKGVIASSTGLLLKTIGLKVTAIKIDPYMNIDAGTMRPTEHGEVYVLNDGGEVDLDLGNYERYLNVTLSRDNNITTGKIYRQVIEKERKGEYLGKTVQIVPHITNAIQDWIERVSKIPVDASGEEPDVCIVELGGTVGDIESAPFVEAMRQFQFRVAQQHTTSSATSSASGATSYAGGGGFSPNFALIHVSLVPDMHGEQKTKPTQTTIHSLRGLGLLPDIIACRLLSPTPLHLATKQKISMFCHVSEKQVVGVHDVSSVYHVPLVLEEQGVVRYLMGRLGLEEVRVKRAVRGLGVSRGLGRGGREGEEMGVDEEEEVKRVWAERRAYGRELGKRWRELTAGQERLFDKVSIALVGKYTDLKDSYMSVSKALEHSAFRVHRKLTVHWVESSDLEPETQESAPARYHDAWRAVVGAHGILVPGGFGHRGTEGMMLAIKYAREQRVPFLGVCLGFQLAVVEWARGVLGIGDATSGEFDPDAKNQLIIFMPEISRTHMGGTMRLGLRPTVFGPETLSPSSSSTSSSSSSSSSTSTSSASSTTPTSTPTHKVTSTIRKLYGGAGTIWERHRHRYEVNPAYVDRLQASGMRFVGKDEKGERMQVCELADHPFFVGMQAHPEFCTRPLNPSPPFLGFVAAACDFSSGITSSPSYPDISPSSTPTPFAPSAPTTKISSSSTTSSSSTSTTTNGTHTHPDPDTTANQSVLGTQLALQMETYEPPHPKEAMVSEAQIKARAEAGEGEDERRREVDGLSEHMKVVQVVNEDGL; via the exons ATGACCAAATACATTCTGGTCTCGGGCGGTGTGGTCAGTGGAATCGGCAAGGGCGTCATCG CCTCGTCCACCGGCCTCCTCCTCAAAACGATCGGTCTCAAAGTGACCGCTATCAAGATCGACCCGTATATGAACATCGACGCAGGAACGATGCGGCCTACCGAGCACG GCGAAGTCTACGTCCTCAACGACGGCGGCGAagtcgacctcgacctcggcAACTACGAGCGCTACCTCAACGTGACTCTAAGCAGAGATAACAACATCACCACCGGCAAAATATACCGTCAAGTGATCGAAAAAGAG CGCAAAGGCGAATACCTAGGCAAAACAGTCCAAATCGTGCCCCACATCACCAACGCAATCCAAGACTGGATCGAGCGCGTATCCAAAATCCCCGTCGACGCATCCGGCGAGGAGCCCGACGTGTGCATCGTCGAGTTGGGCGGGACAGTCGGCGACATCGAGAGCGCGCCGTTTGTCGAGGCGATGCGGCAGTTCCAGTTCCGCGTTGCGCAGCAGCATACCACTTCAAGTGCAACTTCCAGTGCCAGTGGAGCGACTTCGTACGCAGGAGGCGGCGGCTTCTCCCCCAACTTCGCCCTAATCCACGTCTCCCTCGTCCCCGACATGCACGGCGAACAAAAGACCAAACCGACCCAAACCACCATCCACTCCCTGCGCGGGCTCGGCCTCCTCCCCGACATCATCGCCTGCCGCCTGCTCTCCCCCACCCCACTCCACCTAGCGACGAAGCAGAAAATCAGcatgttctgccatgtcAGCGAGAAGCAGGTCGTGGGCGTGCATGATGTGAGCAGTGTGTACCATGTGCCGCTGGTGCTGGAGGAGCAGGGGGTGGTGAGGTATTTGATGGGGCGGTTGGGGCTGGAGGAGGTGAGGGTGAAGAGGGCGGTGAGGGGGTTGGGGGTTAGTAGGGGGCTGGGGAGGGGGGGcagggagggagaggagatgggggtggatgaggaggaggaggtgaagAGGGTTTGGGCGGAGAGAAGGGCTTATGGGCGCGAGCTTGGGAAGAGGTGGCGGGAGCTTACAGCCGG CCAAGAACGCCTCTTCGACAAAGTATCCATCGCGCTCGTGGGCAAATACACAGATCTCAAGGATAGCTATATGTCCGTCAGCAAGGCGCTCGAGCATTCGGCGTTTAGAGTGCATAGGAAGTTGACTGTGCAT tgGGTCGAATCATCCGACCTCGAACCCGAAACCCAAGAATCCGCACCAGCGCGCTACCACGACGCATGGCGCGCCGTCGTCGGCGCACACGGCATCCTCGTCCCCGGCGGATTCGGCCACCGCGGTACAGAGGGCATGATGCTCGCTATCAAGTACGCGCGGGAGCAGCGCGTGCCGTTTTTGGGTGTTTGTCTGGGGTTTCAGTTGGCGGTTGTTGAATGGGCGAGGGGGGTTTTGGGGATTGGTG ATGCGACGTCGGGCGAGTTTGACCCGGATGCGAAGAATCAACTTATCATCTTCATGCCTGAAATCTCGCGTACGCATATGGGCGGGACAATGCGGCTAGGTCTGCGCCCTACCGTCTTTGGTCCTGAGACTTTATcaccctcatcctcctcaacgtcatcttcatcctcatcctcatcctcaacctcaacctcatccGCTTCATCAACCACACCTACATCGACACCCACACATAAAGTCACGTCGACGATCCGCAAGCTGTACGGCGGCGCCGGCACGATTTGGGAGAGGCATAGGCATCGCTATGAGGTGAACCCTGCGTATGTGGATAGGTTGCAGGCGAGCGGGATGCGGTTTGTAGGCAAGGACGAGAAGGGCGAGAGGATGCAGGTTTGCGAGCTTGCTG ACCACCCGTTCTTTGTGGGTATGCAGGCGCACCCGGAGTTCTGCACGCGCCCTTTGAACCCGTCGCCGCCTTTCTTAGGGTTCGTCGCTGCTGCGTGCGATTTCAGCTCGGGGATCACATCGTCGCCGTCCTACCCCGACATCTCGCCTTCTTCGACACCCACACCCTTCGCGCCTTCCGCTCCAACCACCAaaatctcctcctcctccactacctcctcctcctccaccagcaccaccaccaacggcacccacacccacccaGACCCAGACACCACCGCCAACCAAAGCGTCCTGGGCACACAGCTCGCGCTGCAGATGGAGACGTACGAGCCGCCGCACCCGAAAGAGGCGATGGTGAGCGAGGCGCAGATTAAGGCGCGCGCGGAGGCGGGGGAGGGCGAGGATGAGAGGCGGAGAGAGGTGGATGGGTTGAGTGAGCATATGAAGGTTGTGCAGGTTGTTAATGAGGATGGGCTGTAA
- a CDS encoding DEAD-box ATP-dependent RNA helicase 26 — protein sequence MLRQSTRVALRPFVLCARTRSALPQRVLPSELLRPSALFSTTRTHRSEVLSALASANPSTLPSTSTPPSLTEDAPIPFSTLAPHIDPYTLKAIPHTHMSPVQSHILPLLPTLALPLSTHPGASHTHPRDLLVKAKTGTGKTLAFLLPAIEARLHAIDAHLAQAEHDSGFGLSPFQRADAVVQYARDHVGCLIISPTRELAAQIAVEAVNLTKHHRGWQTQVLLGGESKGMQMRAWRGRKDIVVATPGRILDLLNSEPSVARAISKCNLLILDEADTLLDMGFRDDITQLTTFLPPTPTRQTFLFSATVSRAIQQIAQQTLAPTHKFVNCVSADDSPVHAHIPQYHTVLEKGDDIIPHVLRLIAADQIMYPGSLRRGRPGKDVDPDAPKASKIIIFLSTTNMVQLFTQLLRKILFNSSPSPSQTGPSLLPTPPSSTAVFEIHSKKDMSHRTRVSAQFRACTLPSSILVTSDVSARGVDYPGVTRVIQVGCPSGKDVYIHRVGRTGRGASKVGRGDLVLADWEMGFLGLGAPGAGKGNGQARRGQGQQPSAGNLADVGLKPITKEGVIEELTALGEAAPPSRAYGRARVDELDRTAREIAARFAHTPISSIGLRGGHREEDTPYPQVASALSSYAGFFLGKASSLGLHLPSVIEGLKRQFREMWGLDREVGLGRNLEGMVRGALEGRGGFGDRRGGGYGGGGYGRGGYGGGGGGYGGYADRRGGGYAARDTSEETPTFTAHYASSGSSGFPKGARQGKAFSRAGEYARSREAEWEGGGSGYVRGERSSSSGYAGERSGGGGYGGGEDGGRFRGNGRGNGKGGEMEREREGGYGQGAAKPRNVSVGFGLSRGWGGDGFLRGDEERKSKLESGLGRGLGLGHESGLGLESGRESGYGARGSGSGSGSAGSALTGGSALGGNGLIGGNGANAKRKRKRRRRGKGKRQFSSAAGGRGRGDEGEEGRFCLSRPPPPPRLDGSASGLGVEAGLAGEGVGVGVEMSSRIDENSRLTASSSSSRSSLDIPSSSSSSSSNLPPSSRSSSNPSPSSSSSDPPPSTNSPPPPPSSSPTLPPPSSTPNTNTNPPPSSNPPPSSTPPSSTPNPPPSSSSTLPPASSNPPPSTPNTNTSSTPPSNPNPNPNQSPKTTSLISSLISALPSFASPPSSSSSSRLSARPSSSRYSDRYSRYSRDSSRTSHSPHSPYPPSSPYPSHSPRPSRSGGPGSMVRSQDRGQDRGSSESYIQYNQQLNQKNQKETWGEGEERSLIMGTMGGSESASSSPCDSGYVSHSDSDSTFTTISTSTSTTIFTSTSTSSSTSTSTSTSTSNSTSHHNHNHNRNRNSNHASTYTSVYDFYSPSSSSYYGSGSSSSSSSSFSSDFTSNSGPRYLSDYDYDYNYDLSGSASGSSASRSAGWEMGVRDGSGGFGGTTTTTTTTATDSVSSTSNSDSDSYSTTTANSNSNTNTSTYATPALASQPRTSRYRISLIKDSIERVKERVGVRMRDGSSSDAVTAAVVEEKEKKEEEEKEEEEKEKEEEEETTAAAPVEETKGFAGVVNKTSSFDTCVSSSSFSSLDTSFEISPSRDPDQDQNQSQNQEQEQEQDEEDPDAAERAAEERVAELLRTRARRVTVDDCTPAMIARLLSDNPYHGRPFGRSSQVPNSNSNSSSKGTGRGRATATGRSTRLPPNPDPSTPESRARAAALLEYLQTPDPELSYAETGKRIREVYGSLEIQRAETWVPPKVLAEMEREDARRAEGQGRRRKKELYEVSVLRGVYPWLFDDVPVPARTSGSVQGQGRVEERVIGRVRGDVGASEDGVGVGVGVGVKVEIEVGEGVLGNGDLPRVGVDGRAEDDVDDALRSRSQSSLRSRSSVDSRRNEKGDKEKDVGGSEGRMSRSGSGNRNESGSGSEAGAKGRRDTQQSNLGSRSRAEVRSPSSSASTSTSTSTLTAKESGNATPRTPRDRDRASTPREYAARGLPPHIVASGASTSPSPSPTVNGTASTPTPSPTGATSTPTAAAAESTSRAPTPTAAKSTSPSPAPAPAPAPSHEDTFSPLKYYARYLPSRMGNLTMARTTPTPTPSRSTNRDSERQLNPNSQTNSNPNSQPNPNPNPQPNPNPNPQPNPNPRPKPTLESYINNLPPPVHIRTATTQRPLSRAVRNLERRQAHVPGAGERGVGNPFYVPGRGRSNPRRAAFEMGAKIWAEQVVKGEGGGEEGGEGSGEGSG from the exons ATGCTCCGCCAAagcacacgcgtggcgctACGCCCGTTCGTGCTGTGCGCACGCACCAGGAGCG CACTTCCTCAGCGAGTGTTGCCCTCTGAGCTTCTGCGGCCCTCTGCGCTCTTCTCCACAACCCGCACACACCGCTCAGAGGTCCTCTCAGCACTCGCCTCCGCCAACCCATCCACCCtcccctccacctccacccctccctccctcacCGAAGACGCACCAATCCCCTTCAGCACCCTCGCCCCGCACATCGACCCCTACACCCTCAAAGCCATCCCCCACACCCACATGTCCCCCGTCCAATCccacatcctccccctcctcccgaCCCTCGCTCTCCCCCTATCCACCCACCCGGGCGCATCCCACACACACCCGCGCGACCTCCTCGTAAAAGCCAAAACCGGCACCGGCAAAACCCTCgccttcctcctccccgcCATCGAAGCCCGGCTACACGCCATCGACGCCCACCTCGCCCAGGCAGAACACGACAGCGGCTTCGGGCTCTCGCCCTTCCAGCGCGCGGACGCCGTGGTCCAGTACGCGCGGGACCATGTCGGGTGTCTGATCATCTCCCCTACTAGGGAGCTCGCGGCGCAGATTGCTGTCGAGGCGGTGAATTTGACGAAGCATCATCGCGGGTGGCAGACGCAGGTTTTGCTTGGGGGTGAGAGTAAGGGTATGCAGATGAGAGCGTGGAGGGGACGGAAGGATATCGTTGTCGCTACGCCCGGCCGCATTTTGGATCTGTTGAATTCAGAACCGAGCGTTGCGCGTGCTATATCCAAATGCAATTTG CTAATCCTAGACGAAGCAGACACACTCCTCGACATGGGCTTCCGGGACGACATAACCCAACTCACCACCTTCCTCCCTCCCACACCAACCCGACAaaccttcctcttctccgcAACCGTCTCGCGCGCAATCCAACAAATCGCCCAACAAACTCTCGCACCAACCCACAAATTCGTCAACTGCGTAAGCGCGGACGATTCACCGGTGCATGCGCATATACCACAGTACCATACCGTGCTGGAGAAGGGAGACGATATTATACCGCACGTGTTGAGGTTGATCGCTGCTGATCAGATTATGTACCCCGGTAGCTTGCGGAGAGGGCGCCCAGGGAAAGATGTCGATCCCGACGCGCCGAAAGCCAGCAAGATCATCATATTCCTAAGCACAACAAACATGGTGCAGCTCTTCACACAGCTCCTCCGCAAAATCCTCTTCAActcctccccttccccctcccAAACCGGACCATCCCTCCTCCCCACCCCGCCCTCCTCAACAGCCGTCTTCGAAATCCACTCCAAAAAAGATATGTCCCACCGCACACGCGTATCCGCCCAATTCCGCGCGTGCACCCTCCCCTCGTCGATCCTCGTCACGTCGGATGTGTCAGCGCGCGGTGTGGATTATCCGGGTGTGACAAGGGTTATTCAGGTGGGGTGTCCGAGTGGGAAGGACGTTTATATCCATCGCGTGGGTAGGACGGGGAGGGGCGCTTCGAAAGTTGGCCGGGGGGATTTGGTGCTAGCGGATTGGGAGATGGGGTTCCTTGGCCTCGGGGCGCCTGGTGCAGGGAAGGGAAACGGACAGGCACGAAGAGGACAGGGACAGCAGCCGAGCGCGGGGAACCTAGCGGATGTCGGACTTAAACCGATCACGAAGGAGGGTGTCATCGAGGAGCTCACAGCCCTCGGCGAAGCCGCACCGCCCTCGCGCGCATACGGGCGCGCGAGAGTCGACGAGCTCGACCGGACCGCGCGGGAGATCGCAGCGCGCTTCGCACACACACCGATATCGTCCATCGGGCTTCGAGGTGGCCATCGAGAAGAAGACACACCGTACCCGCAAGTCGCATCCGCACTCTCGTCCTACGCGGGGTTCTTCCTTGGGAAAGCTTCTTCGCTAGGCTTGCACTTGCCGAGTGTGATTGAGGGGTTGAAGAGGCAGTTTAGGGAGATGTGGGGGTTGGATAGGGAGGTTGGGTTGGGGCGGAATTTGGAGGGGATGGTTAGGGGGGCGCTGGAGGGGAGGGGTGGGTTTGGGGATAGGAGGGGAGGTGGGTACGGGGGAGGGGGGTATGGGAGAGGGGGgtatggaggtggaggtggaggttaTGGGGGGTACGCGGACCGTAGGGGTGGTGGGTATGCAGCGAGAGACACCTCAGAGGAAACACCAACCTTCACAGCCCACTACGCATCCTCAGGAAGCTCCGGATTTCCCAAAGGCGCAAGACAGGGTAAGGCGTTTAGTCGTGCGGGGGAGTATGCGCGGAGTAGGGAGGCGGAGTGGGAGGGGGGCGGGAGTGGGTATGTGCGTGGTGAGCGGAGCTCTTCGTCTGGGTACGCCGGGGAGCGtagtggaggaggggggtaTGGAGGAGGTGAAGACGGAGGGCGGTTTCGAGGGAACGGAAGGGGGAACGGGAAAGGCGGTGAGATGgagcgggagagggagggcGGGTATGGTCAGGGAGCTGCTAAACCGCGAAATGTGAGTGTGGGTTTTGGGTTGAG CCGTGGATGGGGAGGGGACGGGTTTCTGCGAGGCGATGAGGAGCGCAAGTCCAAACTTGAGTCTGGGCTTGGGCgcggacttggacttgggcATGAGTCTGGGCTTGGGCTTGAGTCCGGGCGTGAGTCTGGGTATGGCGCTCGGGGAAGTGGAAGCGGAAGTGGGAGTGCGGGGAGTGCGTTGACCGGGGGGAGTGCGTTGGGTGGAAATGGGTTGATCGGGGGGAACGGAGCGAatgcgaagaggaagagaaagcgcaggaggaggggtaaGGGGAAGAGGCAGTTTTCGAGTGCGGCGGGTGGTCGGGGACGGGGTgatgagggggaggagggtcgtttttgtctttctcgtcctccgcctcctcctcgtcttgatGGTTCAGCGTCGGGTTTGGGGGTAGAGGCGGGTTTGGCGGGGgagggtgtgggtgtgggtgtggagATGAGTTCAAGAATAGATGAGAACTCGAGGTTAACAgcgtcgagttcgagttcgaggtCGAGTTTGGACATACcaagttcgagttcgagttcgagttcgaatCTACCACCAAGTTCGAGGTCGAGTTCAaatccatctccttcaaGTTCGAGTTCGGACCCTCCTCCAAGCACAAActctcctccaccccctCCGAGTTCAAGTCCAAcacttcctcctccaagTTCAACtccaaacacaaacacaaacccacCTCCAAGTTCAAACCCTCCTCCAAGTTCAACTCCTCCAAGTTCAACTCCAAACCCAcctccaagttcaagttcaacacTTCCTCCTGCAAGTTCAAACCCACCTCCTTCAACTCCGAACACAAATACAAGTTCAACACCcccttcaaatccaaatccaaatccaaatcaaAGTCCAAAAACAACATCGCTAATCTCATCCCTCATATCCGCATTACCCTCTTTCGCTTCTCcgccttcttcctcttcttcttctcgtctTTCTGCTCgaccttcttcctctcgGTATTCTGATCGTTATTCTCGGTATTCTCGTGATTCTTCTCGTACCTCTCATTCGCCCCATTCACCCTACCCTCCATCTTCACCATATCCCTCCCATTCTCCTCGTCCTTCGCGATCCGGTGGTCCTGGCTCGATGGTGCGAAGTCAGGATCGTGGTCAGGATCGGGGGTCGAGTGAAAGCTATATTCAATATAATCAACAACtaaatcaaaaaaatcaaaaagagacgtggggagaaggagaggagcGGTCGTTGATTATGGGGACGATGGGAGGTTCTGAGTCGGCCTCGTCATCCCCGTGTGATTCTGGATACGTGTCGCACTCCGATTCTGATTCCACTTTTACAACCATTTCTACCTCGACGTCTACTACCATTTTTACCTCGACATCTACATcctcttccacttccacttccacctctacatctacatctaATTCTACCTctcaccacaaccacaatcATAATCGTAATCGTAATTCGAACCATGCATCGACTTACACGTCTGTATATGATTTCTActccccttcctcttcttcatacTACGGCTCTGGCTCcagctcttcctcttcctccagcTTCAGCTCAGACTTTACGTCGAACTCGGGCCCCAGATATTTATCCGACTATGACTATGACTATAACTATGATTTGTCTGGTTCTGCGTCTGGTTCCTCTGCGTCGCGCTCCGCCGGCTGGGAAATGGGAGTGAGAGATGGGTCTGGTGGTTTCGGTGgtactaccaccaccaccaccaccaccgcgaCTGACTCGGTGTCTTCTACGTCCAATTCCGATTCTGATTCCTATtctaccaccaccgccaactccaactccaacaccaacacctcgACGTATGCTACGCCCGCGCTCGCGTCACAGCCGCGTACATCGCGATATCGGATATCGTTGATTAAAGATTCGATTGAGAGGGTGAAAGAGAGGGTTGGTGTTAGGATGCGGGATGGGAGTTCTTCGGATGCGGTTacggcggcggtggtggaggaaaaggaaaagaaggaggaggaggaaaaggaggaggaggaaaaggaaaaggaggaggaggaggagacaaCTGCTGCTGCGCCCGTTGAGGAGACGAAAGGTTTTGCTGGGGTTGTTAACAAGACTTCGTCTTTTGATACCTGCGtctcttcgtcatcttttTCGTCTCTTGATACGTCCTTCGAAATCTCCCCCTCCCGCGATCCGGACCAGGATCAAAACCAGAGTCAGAATCAGGAACaagaacaggaacaggatgaagaagacccAGACGCAGCAGAACGCGCAGCGGAAGAACGCGTCGCCGAGCTGCTCCGCACGCGCGCGCGGCGCGTCACGGTCGATGATTGCACGCCTGCCATGATCGCGCGGCTGTTATCTGATAATCCGTACCATGGGCGTCCGTTCGGGCGGTCGTCCCAAGTgcccaacagcaacagcaacagcagcagcaagggcacaggaagaggaagagcaacagcaacaggaAGATCGACGCGTCTACCACCCAACCCGGACCCTTCAACCCCCGAATCCCGCGCTCGGGCAGCTGCACTCCTCGAATACCTCCAGACGCCCGATCCGGAGCTGTCGTATGCGGAGACGGGCAAGAGGATCAGGGAGGTGTATGGATCGTTGGAGATTCAGAGGGCGGAGACGTGGGTCCCGCCGAAGGTGTTGGCGGAGATGGAGAGGGAGGATGCGAGGAGGGCTGAGGGGCAgggtaggaggaggaagaaggagTTGTATGAGGTTAGTGTGTTGAGGGGGGTGTATCCGTGGTTGTTTGATGATGTGCCTGTGCCGGCGAGGACGTCGGGGTCCGTGCAGGGACAGGGAAGGGTGGAGGAGCGGGTCATTGGGCGAGTGAGGGGGGATGTGGGTGCGAGTGAAGATGgggttggagttggagttggagttggggTTAAAGTCGAAATTGAGGTTGGAGAAGGTGTGCTAGGGAATGGTGATCTTCCTCGTGTGGGTGTGGACGGGCGAGCTGAGgacgatgttgatgatgCCTTGCGGTCTCGGTCTCAGTCTTCTCTGCGTTCAAGGTCGAGTGTGGACTCCCGACGGAACGAAAAGGGTGATAAGGAGAAGGACGTGGGAGGTAGTGAGGGTAGGATGAGTcggagtgggagtgggaatAGGAATGaaagtgggagtgggagtgaaGCGGGGGCTAAAGGGAGGCGGGATACTCAGCAGTCGAATTTGGGTTCGCGGTCGCGTGCGGAAGTGCGCTCGCCTTCTTCGTCAGCGTcaacttcgacttcgacttcgactttgaCTGCGAAGGAGAGCGGTAATGCTACACCACGTACCCCCCGCGATCGCGATCGCGCGTCTACACCTCGCGAGTATGCTGCGCGCGGTTTGCCGCCTCATATTGTGGCTTCGGGCGCGAGtacaagtccaagtccaagtccaactGTCAATGGTACTGCTTCGACTCCAACTCCAAGTCCAACTGGTGCTACTTCAACTCCAACTGCAGCTGCAGCGGAATCTACAAGTCGAGCCCCAACACCAACTGCAGCAAAATCTACAAGTCCatctccagctccagctccagctccagctccatCCCACGAGGACACTTTCTCGCCGCTCAAGTACTACGCGCGCTATTTACCATCTCGCATGGGTAACCTTACGATGGCACGAacgactccgactccgactccgTCTCGTTCCACGAACCGCGATTCAGAGCGTCAACTCAATCCTAATTCACAAACCAACTCAAACCCGAACTCTcaaccaaatccaaatccaaatccccaacccaacccaaatccaaatccccaacccaacccaaatCCAAGACCAAAACCCACCCTCGAATCCTACATCAACAACCTCCCGCCCCCCGTCCACATCCGCACAGCAACAACACAACGCCCGCTCTCGCGCGCCGTGCGCAATCTCGAGCGCAGGCAGGCGCATGTTCCGGGAGCCGGTGAGCGCGGTGTGGGTAACCCGTTTTATGTGCCGGGGCGCGGGAGGTCGAATCCGCGCCGCGCGGCGTTTGAGATGGGCGCGAAGATCTGGGCAGAGCAGGTTGTGAAGGGTGAAGGGGGTGGTGAGGAGGGTGGAGAGGGGAGTGGAGAGGGGAGTGGTTAG